The genomic DNA TCTGCCTGTTTCGCCCAGACCAAACGCTGTTGCTGCATATCCTGCACCGGTAAGTGCAATTATGGGGACTGCCATGATGGCTGATAGTAGAAAGAACCAGCCGACAAGCATGCCGATATCTGCATTCCATGCTCTGGTCACAAAATACGAGACCCCTCCGGCGTGGGGGAACCTGACCGAGAGAAATCCCATACTCAGCGCCATTGGTATCGAAAGAATGCTCATCAGGATCCAGGCAAGAATAGATGCAGGACCTGCTGAATCGGCAGTAAGGCCAGGTAAGAGTAAAATCCCTGAACCCAGGACTGATCCGATATAGAGGGGAATAATCTGCCAGAGTGACAGGGATGCGGTTTTTGGTATTGATGGCTGCACGGATATCACGAATATTAGAAATGGCTTTATGAACCTCTATCCTTAGTATTCAGACAAGAAAAATACATCCCTGAACATACTGGTAATCAATTATACCTTTTCTTCTTCACGGATGCTTTCCAACCATGCATTGAAACGACGAACAAATGTAATTCTCACCTCCTGGTTATCATGAGATATCTGAGTCAGATTTGGTTCATGAGTAATTTTGCATACCGCTGGTATGGTATCAGACACTCCATCCCAGGTATTTACTGGGAAACCTGCCCGTTTTAACAATGGATCCCATGTTGCATCTATCAGTTTCCATTCACCTGTAAGAAAAACCTCTAAACAGAGATGGACTGATGATGGAAGTTCTGGAAAAAGAATGGTTATTGATTCCGGATAATCAATTGGCTGATCCTGCCACCTGAACGGGATGTACCTATATCGGGTCATGAATCCGAGTTGTTCTAACATCCATGAAAGAAGTTGGTGTTTCGGTCCGCACCATCCTTTATTTTCAGTAATCATCCGCCGAATGATATCTTCTGATTCATTCCAATCGGGGACGATTGCATATGGGATATCCCTGATATGAGTAAAGACAGAAATAAGGCTTTCCTTTTTTAAAAGGCCTTTCGTCCACTCTTGTAATAAGGAAGAGTAAAAAGTATTTCCGCTCATTATGTATGGTTTTTTATATCTCACGATCATAAGGATTTAACCCCAGTTCAGGATACATATAAGAGGAAAGTTGTATCTTTCTTCAGCTCTCATCTTTCCTAGGACTTTTCATCCATAGAATGTATGGAGGATTCACACCGGTGTCAGAAGATAATCTGAAAGCAGTTTGTATTTATGCCCGGAATCAGAAGGGGGTCCTGAAAGAGATAGCCGGGACCTTTGCAGACCATAATGCAAATATTGTCATGATCCATCTGGAGACGATACATGGCAGGACTGAAGATGTTTTTGATGAACTCTACATTGAATATGAAGGTGAAGTTCATCAGGATGATCTCCTCAGTGCCTTACAGGAACTGTCCGGTGTACGGGATGTCATTCAGCATGTTTCTTTTGGGGATATTTATGGAAAACGGGTTATCATCATCGGGGGAGGGGCCCAGGTAGCCCAGGTTGCCATGGGAGCCGTCAATGAAGCAGACCGGCATAATATCAGAGGAGAGCGGATATCTGTGGATACCATCCCACTTGTCGGAGAAAAAACGCTTGCCCAGGCGATTGATGCCGTGACCCGGCTGCCCCGGGTGGAGATCCTGGTTCTTGCCGGCTCAATCATGGGAGGAGCAGTTTCAGAATCGGTGGATCGGGTGAAACTTGCAGGCATTCCTGTTATTGCCCTGAATATGGCTGGAAGCGTTGCTGACCATGCCGACCTTGTCGTCACCGATCCCATTCAGGCAGGAGTGTTTGCCGTGATGCATGTATCTACCATAGCAGTATTTGATGTAAACCGTGTAAGGGGGAAAAAATTCTGAATATATCATTAGAACGGGCATTAGATGTCCTGATGCATGATGGTCTGGTTGTATATCCGACAGATACCCTGTATGGTCTTGGAGCTGATGCCTTATCGGATGAGGCAATTCTGAAAGTATTTGAAGCAAAGGGCCGTGAATATCATAAACCCATCTCGATTGCGGTATCAGATCCTGACATGATTGGTGCGGTTGCCTATGTGGATGAGATGGCAGAGCAGTTTATTGAAGAGTTCCTTCCCGGACCGGTCACCCTCATCCTTCCTGCACGAAATATTTTATCAACACGGCTTACCGCCGGGACGAAAAAGATAGGAATCAGGTATCCGAACCATGAGGTGGCCCTTGAACTGATATCCCGGTATGACACTCCGATAACAGCAACCAGTGCCAATCTGTCCGGTGGTCCTGACCCTGTCACGATTGATCTCTGTAATGTACCGTATGACTGTGCGGTAAATGTCGGACCACTCTCTGGGACGCCCTCAACGGTCGTTGATCTGGAGTTTCGTGAGATCATCCGGGTTGGAGCAGATATAGAGTCAGTCGCATCATTTCTGGCAAAGTGGTCCTGATGAAACCGATTCGACTTCGTGATTTTGTCAGGGATACGAATGGATGGTACTATGCCGTTGCAACCTATGACAACACCTTTACCATTGGATCGGTCCTGCGATATATCCCTGACCCGGCCGGAGACCGGACTGATGGAACCGGAACCAGGTACCGGAAGGTAGAGTTTGAAGAAGCGTATCGTCTCATCGCAGAGCATCATCCTGACTGGGCAGGTCTTGTTCACCGGATTCCGCATGATCAGATAACTGCCGTATTAAAACCGGATGAAGCGATAGAACAGATCGCATCTACTCATCCGAAGGTTGCACAACTGATAAAAGCCCTCCATCTTCCTCCTTGTACCTTTGGTGTGACGGGTTCTCTTCTTTGTGGTCTTGGGGGAGAAAATTCTGACATTGATGGGGTCGTGTATGGTCCAGCCTTCAGACATGCCCAAAAGCAGCTGGTCAGGGCCATTCAGATGGGTTCGGTTGAGGAGCTGAGTGAAGATCTCTGGAAGACCGTTTACAGGAAACGCAATCCAGATACCTCATATGAAGAATTCATCCTGCATGAGAAGAGAAAATTAAACCGTGGTCAGGTGGACGGGACATATTTCGACCTTCTTTATACCCGTGGATATCAGGATCTTCCAGGTTTTACCATGGAGAAAGGGACCATTCTTGGAAAACGGGTCATTGAAGCTATGGTAATTGATGATCAGTTTGCATTTGACAGCCCGGCAGTGTATGAAATTGATCACCCTGAAATCTCCCGGGTTCTTTCGTTCACGCATACATACACCGGCCAGGCTTTTACCGGAGAACGGCTCCAGGCACAAGGAATTGTTGAAAAGCACGGAAATGAGCAATGGCTGGTGGTCGGGACAACCAGGGAAGCGAAGGGAGAGTATATCAGATCCCTGTCACTTCTTGAGCAGGAAGGATAGCCGTCGTGGTGCATTCTGTGCACACCGGTCCGAAAACCTGCATCGTGAGCATGGAGGATTCAGAGGTTTGTGGGGAAACTCGCCATTATCGATCTCTTTTACCTGTTGAATCAGATGGAGTACCCTTCTCCGGTCTTTCGGTGTCGGTTCATAATATCTGATAATACCTGACCGGACATATTCAATATATATGCCTGGTGTTTTCACAGCACCGGCCTCTTCAATGCAGAGCAGAAAGGCTGCAGTTCTGATTGCATCCTCAGCCCAGCACCCGGTTTTCGGAGCCATAGTGCACCGGGTCAGGGTATATTCACCATTTTGTGCATGATATTTATCAAGGAGCCCATGAATTCCTGCTCTCTCTGATCGGACAGAAATATCAGTCTCTGTCCAGGGTCTGACCGGAGCATGTTCCATTGCCATGAGACAATCTCTGAGGAAATGCCTTTTATCTTCTGATATCTCTGGATGTATCATATGAAGAGTATACCAGAGTTCCTCTTCGGTCGAACCCTTCTCTGCGCATGAGACCAGTTTACAAATACTGTACTGTATCGCAGGTTTTGAGGGGATATCTTTGTAAAAGAAATACTGCCGTGGACAATGAAATGCTCTGATAAGAGATGATATTGCAATACCATTATCCGGATTTTTGGAATAGCACGGTTCGGTCATTTTATTGGAACAGGCGTCAAACAAGTGTGAGATGGCATCAAATGAAATTCAGGTAACTATACCACCAAATGTAGAGCCGGTCTACAGTAATATGATCCAGATAGCTTATAAGGAAGATGAATTTACGTTCATTTTTCTGCATCAGATACCGGGGATCAACCAGGCACGGGGAAAGGCCGTTGTCAGTATCAGTCCAAACCATGCAAAAAACCTCCTCGCCGTTCTGCAGCGGACCGTCGGTGAATATGAACAAAAATTCAGGACCCTTGAGGCTCCCCAGGATAAACAGCAGAACGTTACTGCAATGACCGGATATTCATAAAAATATTCTCTTAAAAAAATTTAGTAAACCCTTCCTAGGGTCTCGTTTCTCTATTTTTAATAAATTGGTGAAAAATGCAGTCCCAGAAAGGTTTTGGGAGATTAGTATACTCCCTGTGCTTTCACCCGGTAGATCTGGTACAGCAGTCTTCCGACAACCCGGTACATCATATCCAGTTCTTCAAAACTTGGGATACTGTGTGAATGAAGGATATGCCGGCCACGATCCATCGATGCTCCCCCGAGCAGTGTTGGAATAATTCTCTTATCAGTGGACTTTGAGAATTTGAGTATCTGATTTGCCAGCTGTTCGGATGAGAGGATGTTGTTTGGGAACCCGACGATAAAGCACATATCCCAGAGTGCATCGTTCTTTGCAAGCACTTCAAAGGTCTTTTCAAACCGTGCCTCGGTTGCGTCACCGAGCAGATCAATTGGGTTTCCACGGTTCCAGAACTCAGGAAGGAACGAGTCCATCTCTTTGACCAGGTAATCAGGCAGGTCAATCATCTTGATACCGTACCGCTCGGTATAGTCAGATGAGAGCACCGCAAATCCTCCTGCGTTGGTAACAACGATGGCACGGCGACCTTTGGGATAACGCTTCGGATGAGAGAGCATC from Methanospirillum hungatei JF-1 includes the following:
- a CDS encoding DUF3467 domain-containing protein, with translation MASNEIQVTIPPNVEPVYSNMIQIAYKEDEFTFIFLHQIPGINQARGKAVVSISPNHAKNLLAVLQRTVGEYEQKFRTLEAPQDKQQNVTAMTGYS
- a CDS encoding DNA polymerase subunit beta codes for the protein MKPIRLRDFVRDTNGWYYAVATYDNTFTIGSVLRYIPDPAGDRTDGTGTRYRKVEFEEAYRLIAEHHPDWAGLVHRIPHDQITAVLKPDEAIEQIASTHPKVAQLIKALHLPPCTFGVTGSLLCGLGGENSDIDGVVYGPAFRHAQKQLVRAIQMGSVEELSEDLWKTVYRKRNPDTSYEEFILHEKRKLNRGQVDGTYFDLLYTRGYQDLPGFTMEKGTILGKRVIEAMVIDDQFAFDSPAVYEIDHPEISRVLSFTHTYTGQAFTGERLQAQGIVEKHGNEQWLVVGTTREAKGEYIRSLSLLEQEG
- a CDS encoding L-threonylcarbamoyladenylate synthase, with amino-acid sequence MNISLERALDVLMHDGLVVYPTDTLYGLGADALSDEAILKVFEAKGREYHKPISIAVSDPDMIGAVAYVDEMAEQFIEEFLPGPVTLILPARNILSTRLTAGTKKIGIRYPNHEVALELISRYDTPITATSANLSGGPDPVTIDLCNVPYDCAVNVGPLSGTPSTVVDLEFREIIRVGADIESVASFLAKWS
- a CDS encoding CRISPR-associated protein Cas4; protein product: MTEPCYSKNPDNGIAISSLIRAFHCPRQYFFYKDIPSKPAIQYSICKLVSCAEKGSTEEELWYTLHMIHPEISEDKRHFLRDCLMAMEHAPVRPWTETDISVRSERAGIHGLLDKYHAQNGEYTLTRCTMAPKTGCWAEDAIRTAAFLLCIEEAGAVKTPGIYIEYVRSGIIRYYEPTPKDRRRVLHLIQQVKEIDNGEFPHKPLNPPCSRCRFSDRCAQNAPRRLSFLLKK
- a CDS encoding DUF5612 domain-containing protein, whose product is MSEDNLKAVCIYARNQKGVLKEIAGTFADHNANIVMIHLETIHGRTEDVFDELYIEYEGEVHQDDLLSALQELSGVRDVIQHVSFGDIYGKRVIIIGGGAQVAQVAMGAVNEADRHNIRGERISVDTIPLVGEKTLAQAIDAVTRLPRVEILVLAGSIMGGAVSESVDRVKLAGIPVIALNMAGSVADHADLVVTDPIQAGVFAVMHVSTIAVFDVNRVRGKKF